A genome region from Oenanthe melanoleuca isolate GR-GAL-2019-014 chromosome 14, OMel1.0, whole genome shotgun sequence includes the following:
- the RNPS1 gene encoding RNA-binding protein with serine-rich domain 1 has translation MAPSPTKRKDRSEEKSKDRSKDKAATKESGEKDRGRDKTRKRRSASSGSSSTRSRSSSTSSSGSSSSTGSSSGSSSSSASSRSGSSSTSRSSSSSSSSGSPSPSRRRHDNRRRSRSKSKPPKRDEKERKRRSPSPRPTKVHVGRLTRNVTKDHIMEIFSTYGKIKMIDMPVDRLNPHLSKGYAYVEFENPDDAEKALKHMDGGQIDGQEITATAVLAPRPRPPPRRFSPPRRMLPPPPMWRRSPPRMRRRSRSPRRRSPVRRRSRSRSPGRRRHRSRSSSNSSR, from the exons AT GGCTCCCTCACCAACCAAGCGCAAGGACAGGTCTGAAGAGAAATCCAAGGACCGGTCCAAGGATAAAGCAGCCACTAAGGAGTCGGGTGAAAAGGATCGTGGTCGGGACAAGACACGCAAAAGACGCAGTGCTTCCAGTGGAAGCAGCAGTACCAG ATCCCGTTCCAGCTCAACTTCCAGCTCAGGGTCCAGTTCCAGCACTGGTTCTAGCAGTGGCTCAAGTTCCTCTTCTGCCTCGAGTCGGTCTGGGAGCTCCAGCACCTCACgcagttccagttccagcagctcttctggATCTCCCAGTCCCTCTCGACGGAGACATGACAACAGGAGACGGTCCCGCTCCAA GTCCAAGCCACCCAAGAGAGATGAAAAGGAGCGGAAGAGGCGGAGCCCATCACCCAGACCCACAAAAGTGCATGTTGGAAGGCTCACTAGAAACGTGACCAAG GATCACATCATGGAAATCTTTTCTACttatggaaaaattaaaatgattgACATGCCAGTTGACAGGCTAAACCCACACCTCTCCAAAGGTTATGCTTATGTGGAGTTCGAGAACCCAGATGATGCTGAGAAAGCCCTGAAACACATGGATGGAG GCCAGATTGACGGTCAGGAGatcacagccacagctgtgctggcaccacGGCCTCGACCACCTCCCAGACGCTTCAGCCCCCCCAGGAGGATGCTGCCACCGCCGCCGATGTGGCGCAGGTCACCCCCTCGCatgaggaggag GTCCCGGTCTCCTAGGCGCAGGTCCCCCGTTCGCCGGCGATCCCGATCCAGGTCTCCTGGACGAAGGCGCCATCGCAGCCGCTCCAGCTCAAACTCCTCAAGATAA
- the LOC130259217 gene encoding uncharacterized protein LOC130259217: MGRLDDHAKRRIVELRRAGLSFRKIKKVLELDDIRVTPQAVYLFLKRKSVEPGSVAAGWDGDQPWPPLQGHEAEPPRLLGTRHPALPIGDPVGSQAPCSAGSQDTKESIHIVGVASLCKDSGRPGDILPVGLAPGNDDDNSTGTALAPGTALGGLAPLPQPLPSRGQLITSPTQNSALMVKKKIVNRAILLQKKVKDASTQTALPNPMGPGNHSLAWGGPVPPPAPSSPAITEKLDAVQMEVQKLSQALHAVLERQCRLERQQEHQQRLQQEVLMTLQQLSSTVSHSTVPATQPCGPFSSMGEPSPTMPNFSQFKMELI; this comes from the exons ATGGGCCGGCTGGATGACCATGCCAAGAGGAGGATCGTGGAGCTGCGCAGGGCTGGACTGAGCTTCCGCAAGATCAAgaaggtgctggagctggatgaCATCCGGGTGACGCCACAGGCTGTGTACCTCTTCCTCAAGAGGAAGAGTGTGGAGCCAGGGTCAGTGgcagctggctgggatggggaccAGCCCTGGCCTCCACTGCAGGGGCATgaggctgagccccccaggctgctgggcaccCGGCACCCTGCACTGCCCATCGGGGATCCTGTGGGCAGCCAggcaccctgctctgctggcagccaggacaCCAAGGAGAGCATCCACATTGTTGGTGTGGCCTCGCTCTGCAAGGACAGTGGGCGGCCTGGGGACATTCTGCCTGTGGGGCTGGCCCCTGGGAATG ATGATGATAActccacaggcacagccctggctccagggaCTGCTCTGGGGGGCCTGgcacccctgccccagccactGCCCAGCCGAGGGCAGCTGATCACATCCCCCACCCAGAACTCAGCCCTGATGGTGAAAAAGAAGATTGTGAACAGAGCTATCCTCTTGCAGAAAAAG GTCAAAGATGCCAGCACTCAGACTGCCTTGCCAAACCCCATGGGTCCAGGAAATCACAGCCTTGCTTGGGGTGGACCAGTCCccccccctgctcccagctctccagccatCACTGAGAAGCTGGACGCTGTACAGATGGAGGTGCAGAAGCTGAGCCAGGCCCTGCATGCAGTGCTGGAGCGGCAGTGCCGCCTGGAACGCCAGCAGGAGCACCAGCAGcggctgcagcaggaggtgctgatgacactgcagcagctcagctccactGTGAGCCACAGCACTGTGCCAGccacccagccctgtggcccCTTCAGCAGCATGGGTGAGCCCTCACCCACCATGCCAAACTTCAGCCAGTTCAAGATGGAGCTGATCTGA